A single region of the Gephyromycinifex aptenodytis genome encodes:
- a CDS encoding glutathionylspermidine synthase family protein yields the protein MRRIPATARPDWRARVESQGLVFPVTETDDGAELPYWFEEAYYELTMAEVEELEAVTETLHEMCLAAARRMATGEFGNFGLPAGALKAAKASLAADPPSLIGRFDLHWDGTGPAKLLEYNADTPTGLVESSIAQWYWLQDTHPELDQWNSIHERLILAWQGIRPRLADAPVWFAHHEDEITGEEFMTCMYLRDTAEQAGLRAGSITVEAIGYDPARGCFVADGAEPLRTCFKLYPWETMLSEEFGRYVEPDPRGVLSTTWIEPVWKVLLSNKSLLAVLWQMYPEHPNLLPAYLDDPRELTEWVAKPLHGREGDNIRVHAEGIAVEQPGDYGDEGWCYQQWCPLPQFDGNKAVLGSWVIDGKAAGVGIRESDGWVTDYYARFLPHVIAAEAPDAQQRDEWLQDARRTQSEIQDVLPADRTSSRDAPRPSDLPGLRPLASPIPSLAGTQDNVVQDSMRADSPEDGATDATTDDLTDDPTEKDSRK from the coding sequence ATGCGCAGAATCCCCGCGACGGCCCGACCGGACTGGCGGGCCCGCGTCGAATCCCAGGGCCTGGTCTTCCCGGTGACCGAGACCGACGACGGCGCTGAGCTTCCGTACTGGTTCGAAGAGGCCTACTACGAGTTGACGATGGCCGAGGTCGAAGAGCTCGAGGCGGTCACCGAGACCCTGCACGAGATGTGCCTGGCGGCGGCCCGGCGGATGGCCACCGGCGAATTCGGCAACTTCGGCCTACCCGCAGGCGCTCTCAAAGCCGCCAAGGCGAGCCTGGCGGCAGACCCGCCGAGCCTCATCGGACGTTTCGATCTGCACTGGGACGGTACCGGCCCGGCGAAACTGCTGGAGTACAACGCCGATACCCCCACCGGGCTAGTGGAGAGCTCCATCGCCCAGTGGTATTGGCTGCAGGACACCCACCCCGAACTCGACCAGTGGAACTCTATTCACGAACGGCTCATCCTCGCCTGGCAGGGGATACGCCCCCGGCTGGCGGACGCGCCGGTGTGGTTCGCCCACCACGAAGACGAGATCACCGGCGAAGAGTTCATGACGTGCATGTACCTGCGCGACACCGCCGAACAAGCCGGTCTGCGAGCAGGTTCCATCACCGTCGAGGCCATCGGGTACGACCCGGCGCGGGGATGCTTCGTGGCAGACGGGGCCGAACCGCTTCGGACCTGTTTCAAGCTCTACCCGTGGGAGACGATGCTCAGCGAGGAGTTCGGCCGCTATGTCGAACCCGACCCCCGCGGGGTGCTGTCCACGACCTGGATCGAGCCGGTGTGGAAGGTGCTGCTGTCCAACAAGTCCTTGCTGGCGGTGCTGTGGCAGATGTACCCCGAGCACCCCAACCTGCTGCCCGCCTACCTGGACGACCCCCGTGAGCTCACCGAATGGGTCGCCAAACCGCTGCACGGACGCGAGGGAGACAACATCCGCGTCCACGCCGAGGGAATCGCCGTCGAACAGCCGGGGGACTACGGCGATGAGGGCTGGTGCTACCAACAGTGGTGCCCGCTGCCGCAGTTCGACGGCAACAAGGCCGTGCTCGGCTCGTGGGTCATCGACGGCAAAGCGGCCGGTGTCGGCATCCGGGAGAGCGACGGATGGGTGACGGACTATTACGCTCGCTTCCTGCCCCACGTCATCGCTGCCGAGGCGCCCGACGCGCAACAGCGAGACGAATGGCTGCAGGACGCACGTCGAACCCAGTCCGAGATCCAGGATGTGCTGCCCGCCGACCGCACGTCTTCGCGTGATGCTCCGCGCCCGAGCGACCTCCCGGGTCTGAGGCCGCTGGCCTCCCCGATCCCCTCGCTCGCAGGGACGCAGGACAACGTTGTGCAAGACAGCATGCGCGCCGACAGCCCCGAAGATGGCGCAACCGACGCCACGACCGATGACCTGACTGACGACCCGACCGAGAAGGACTCCCGCAAATGA
- a CDS encoding DUF350 domain-containing protein, with amino-acid sequence MMTALGFGAAYSLLGLVLLIAGFYVLDLLTPGRLGERLTQGNSYNAGLMVGAGFIGLGAILATVIWHNAGSGFGPSLQWTLAFGVLGIVLQAVCFLVLDLFTPGSLSEIVVSDGLHPAGIAAAAAQIAISLIVCASIA; translated from the coding sequence ATGATGACCGCCCTCGGCTTCGGTGCCGCCTACAGCCTGCTCGGCCTGGTGTTGTTGATCGCCGGTTTCTACGTGCTCGACCTGCTCACCCCCGGGCGGCTCGGGGAGCGACTGACCCAGGGGAACTCCTACAACGCCGGCCTCATGGTCGGGGCTGGGTTCATCGGCCTAGGCGCCATCCTGGCCACGGTGATCTGGCACAACGCAGGCTCGGGATTCGGTCCCTCGCTGCAATGGACGCTCGCCTTCGGGGTGCTCGGCATCGTGCTGCAGGCGGTGTGCTTCCTCGTGCTCGACCTGTTCACCCCGGGCAGCCTGAGCGAGATCGTCGTCTCCGACGGACTGCACCCGGCCGGTATCGCCGCCGCCGCTGCCCAGATCGCGATCAGCCTGATCGTCTGCGCCTCGATCGCCTGA
- a CDS encoding HAD family hydrolase, producing the protein MTGASSEPVHTVLLDADGVLQCPAEGWLDKWRPYADGDLDEFTAQMFLAELPALEGQADLYASIEEFLRESGRDVAARDEICSAWAMIEIFDQAFQVVDDIRAQGIAVHLATNQQCYRRDVMLDLGYPKHFDRLFFSCDLAVAKPSPDYFRAILGELRCEPEGVLFIDDRLDNVEAARSVGIQAYPHQPQPGTDKGVGQLRTLLRDAGVPGA; encoded by the coding sequence GTGACGGGCGCCTCGTCCGAGCCGGTCCATACCGTTCTTCTAGACGCGGACGGAGTTCTGCAATGCCCTGCCGAGGGGTGGCTGGACAAATGGCGTCCCTACGCCGACGGCGACCTGGATGAGTTCACGGCGCAGATGTTCCTGGCCGAACTACCAGCCTTGGAGGGACAGGCCGACCTGTACGCCAGCATCGAAGAGTTCCTCCGCGAGAGCGGACGTGATGTCGCTGCACGGGATGAGATCTGCTCCGCCTGGGCGATGATCGAGATCTTCGACCAGGCTTTCCAGGTGGTCGATGACATCCGCGCGCAGGGGATCGCCGTACACCTGGCCACGAATCAGCAGTGCTACCGCCGAGACGTGATGCTCGATCTGGGCTACCCGAAGCACTTCGACCGGCTGTTCTTCTCCTGCGATCTCGCAGTGGCCAAACCGAGCCCCGACTACTTCCGTGCGATCCTGGGCGAACTGCGCTGCGAACCCGAAGGGGTGCTGTTCATCGACGACCGTCTCGACAATGTCGAGGCCGCCCGCAGCGTAGGCATCCAGGCATACCCGCATCAGCCGCAGCCTGGCACTGACAAAGGTGTGGGGCAGTTGCGCACGCTGCTGCGGGACGCGGGGGTTCCCGGCGCCTGA
- a CDS encoding GNAT family N-acetyltransferase: MEYRLAALHTRAALGRICGPDDMFARLDPPADLHGWRLGGAVAFVRLSSVRPPSLFAWGPQVGALLEATAALGVAQEHRIGSVSVPVEHQHEVTSRFAVTSVGIWDWMWCDSMPAAAPHEEDLIALDDEHDAAEIAAFGLGENPLFEGFAGTGYSQEWVGLRSAGRLIACGAVQRLPSGVAHLGGIVVAHDARRQGLGRAISTALTRKVLTREQVCTLGMYSKNDIARRLYRDLSYTSDKTWASHGIADPS, translated from the coding sequence GTGGAATACCGCCTTGCGGCCCTGCACACCCGAGCCGCGCTCGGGCGGATCTGCGGCCCCGATGACATGTTCGCCCGGCTCGATCCGCCTGCGGACCTGCACGGCTGGAGGCTGGGCGGGGCGGTTGCGTTCGTGCGCCTGTCCAGCGTGCGCCCGCCGAGCCTTTTCGCCTGGGGTCCGCAGGTGGGGGCGCTGCTGGAGGCAACGGCTGCGCTCGGGGTAGCCCAGGAACACCGGATCGGCTCGGTCAGCGTGCCCGTCGAGCATCAGCACGAGGTCACCAGCCGGTTCGCCGTCACCAGCGTGGGAATCTGGGACTGGATGTGGTGCGACTCCATGCCGGCGGCTGCCCCGCACGAGGAGGACCTCATCGCCCTGGACGACGAGCACGACGCGGCCGAGATCGCCGCGTTCGGACTGGGCGAGAACCCGCTGTTCGAAGGCTTTGCAGGCACTGGTTACAGCCAGGAATGGGTGGGGCTGCGCAGCGCCGGACGGCTCATCGCCTGCGGAGCGGTGCAGCGGTTGCCCTCCGGGGTGGCGCACCTGGGCGGCATCGTCGTGGCGCACGACGCGCGTCGCCAGGGCTTGGGCCGCGCGATCAGCACCGCCCTGACCCGCAAGGTCCTCACCCGGGAGCAGGTCTGCACCTTGGGGATGTACTCCAAGAACGACATCGCACGCCGGTTGTACCGCGACCTGAGCTACACCAGTGACAAAACCTGGGCGAGCCACGGCATCGCCGACCCGAGCTGA
- a CDS encoding acyl-CoA thioester hydrolase/BAAT C-terminal domain-containing protein, with the protein MRQHDPHSSPEGVAPQRRQGIRRWLRIGCLSTIVLVAIALTAMWVVKPWAPKVVVADPGPGGTRVTEQGLIANYYPGAERAPGILVLGGSEGGLSPYVDEQARQLHDAGYSTLALSYFAAPGQPPAMESLPLETFDTALAYLAAQPHVDPARLGVIGTSKGGEAALLVASRHPDLASVVGMVPSSVVWQGLDQQRPWRMSSIGSTWSHQGVDLPYLPYGEYSPGADLVELYRDGLTALAAHHQAVIPIEKSKAAVLLVCGGADTLWPSCDMSNQVLSRAQAAGGPTVSVLSYPEAGHFAAGPPVDVTSEFYSRLDMFGGTPESNQAAREQGWPKVLAHLDRTLRGPVG; encoded by the coding sequence ATGCGACAACATGATCCGCACAGTTCACCGGAGGGCGTCGCGCCGCAACGGCGACAGGGAATACGCCGATGGCTGCGCATCGGGTGCCTGTCCACGATCGTGCTGGTCGCCATCGCACTGACAGCCATGTGGGTGGTGAAGCCCTGGGCGCCGAAGGTTGTCGTGGCTGATCCCGGCCCGGGCGGAACCCGCGTCACCGAGCAGGGACTGATCGCGAACTACTATCCGGGCGCTGAGCGTGCACCGGGGATCCTCGTCCTCGGCGGCTCTGAAGGTGGGCTGTCGCCCTACGTCGACGAGCAAGCCCGCCAGTTACACGACGCCGGATACTCCACCCTCGCGCTGTCGTACTTCGCGGCGCCTGGTCAGCCCCCGGCGATGGAATCGCTGCCGTTGGAGACCTTCGACACCGCCCTTGCCTACCTGGCAGCACAGCCTCACGTCGACCCGGCCCGCCTGGGCGTGATCGGTACGTCGAAGGGTGGTGAGGCCGCCCTGCTCGTCGCCTCACGGCACCCGGACCTGGCCAGCGTCGTGGGGATGGTTCCTTCCAGCGTGGTGTGGCAGGGCCTGGACCAACAACGTCCCTGGCGGATGTCCTCGATTGGCTCGACCTGGAGCCACCAGGGAGTCGACCTGCCGTATCTGCCCTACGGTGAATACTCCCCAGGCGCGGACCTCGTCGAGCTGTATCGCGACGGGCTGACGGCGCTGGCTGCGCACCATCAGGCCGTCATTCCCATCGAAAAATCAAAGGCCGCAGTGTTACTCGTCTGCGGCGGCGCTGACACCCTGTGGCCCAGCTGCGACATGTCCAACCAGGTCCTGTCCCGAGCCCAGGCCGCCGGTGGGCCCACGGTGAGCGTGTTGTCCTATCCCGAGGCCGGCCATTTCGCTGCTGGACCGCCGGTCGATGTCACCAGCGAGTTCTACAGCAGGTTGGACATGTTCGGAGGCACTCCCGAATCCAACCAGGCCGCCCGTGAACAGGGATGGCCGAAGGTGCTCGCTCACCTGGATCGGACCCTGCGGGGCCCGGTCGGTTGA
- a CDS encoding O-antigen ligase family protein: MRRLWGERSPQLTIGVPATLYVFVVAAGDLSLQPLIRLHAATLVMVGLALPALWLTRSCWRRGAPLALAMAAGLIIACIPNALVRAPDPGAGRGEALGLTAGLAVALSVVAVSGLPLRRACRPRLAALRLGWFLALLLSLLVAGVELATDRHLWVGPGLGWADQSRTIIAGAFRNPNDFAIALSAMISGTLAWAASRRCAGSLRVVVGAALAAGVLAVLLTESRSGLLTLLVILGLHAWGWWRRRTAQRPDGGPVLSRRSVAAAGVLLGLTAIGLCTLPTLARYNPLVRLVRAAADPSTARSDGLRVGLLRAGWRYFTASDGFGTGADSFEPLLQADPRWNFGIITWLHNSFLELLLQYGVIPAAALAAVIGVILVTVWRYPGGPEHDLARIEALSALVAFLALGCASATVLTTPVWWLILGQATCSAWWLSGPVAQPTGPRRVRSR, encoded by the coding sequence GTGCGCAGACTCTGGGGGGAGCGCTCGCCGCAGCTGACTATCGGAGTCCCGGCGACGTTGTACGTGTTCGTGGTCGCCGCGGGCGACCTGTCGCTGCAGCCGTTGATCCGACTGCACGCGGCGACGCTGGTCATGGTGGGCCTCGCCCTGCCTGCGCTGTGGCTGACGCGCTCGTGTTGGCGTCGCGGCGCCCCGCTGGCGCTGGCGATGGCGGCGGGACTCATCATTGCCTGTATCCCGAACGCGCTGGTGCGCGCGCCTGATCCGGGTGCCGGCCGCGGCGAGGCGCTGGGGCTGACTGCCGGGCTGGCGGTGGCGCTCAGTGTGGTGGCGGTCAGCGGGCTGCCGCTGCGCCGGGCATGCCGGCCGCGGCTTGCGGCGTTGCGTCTCGGGTGGTTCCTCGCGTTGCTGCTGTCGTTGCTTGTCGCCGGGGTGGAACTGGCGACCGACCGCCATCTGTGGGTGGGCCCCGGCCTGGGCTGGGCGGACCAGAGCCGCACGATCATCGCCGGTGCGTTCCGAAACCCCAACGATTTCGCCATTGCGTTGTCGGCGATGATCTCGGGCACCCTGGCGTGGGCGGCGAGTCGGCGCTGCGCTGGCTCTCTTCGGGTGGTTGTCGGCGCAGCGCTTGCGGCGGGGGTGCTGGCGGTGCTGCTCACCGAGTCGCGCTCGGGGCTGCTCACCCTGCTCGTCATCCTGGGATTGCATGCCTGGGGGTGGTGGCGTCGCCGCACGGCGCAGCGCCCTGACGGGGGGCCCGTGCTCTCGCGCCGCTCTGTGGCGGCAGCGGGCGTGCTGCTGGGGCTGACGGCGATCGGGTTGTGCACGCTGCCGACGCTGGCGCGGTACAACCCGCTGGTTCGGCTGGTGCGGGCCGCCGCTGATCCCAGCACGGCACGCTCGGATGGTCTGCGCGTGGGGTTGCTGCGCGCCGGGTGGCGTTACTTCACCGCCTCAGACGGGTTCGGTACCGGCGCGGATTCCTTCGAGCCCCTGCTGCAGGCGGACCCGCGCTGGAACTTCGGCATCATCACCTGGCTGCACAACAGCTTTTTGGAGCTGTTGTTGCAGTACGGGGTCATCCCGGCCGCAGCCCTGGCCGCGGTGATCGGCGTCATCCTGGTCACCGTGTGGCGCTACCCCGGGGGCCCGGAGCATGACTTGGCCCGGATTGAGGCGCTGAGCGCGCTGGTCGCGTTCCTGGCGCTGGGCTGCGCGTCAGCCACGGTGCTGACCACTCCGGTGTGGTGGCTCATCCTCGGGCAGGCCACGTGCAGCGCATGGTGGCTGTCCGGCCCCGTGGCTCAACCGACCGGGCCCCGCAGGGTCCGATCCAGGTGA
- a CDS encoding replication-associated recombination protein A: MASAPLAVRMRPRSIEEVRGQRDALRPGSPLRRLIEGGAGAGRIGASSAILWGPPGTGKTTLAHLVASSAGRRFVELSALTAGVKDVRAVMEAATRDRDLYQRSTVLFLDEIHRFSKAQQDALLHGVEEGLVTLIAATTENPSFSVIAPLLSRSVLVTLTSLTDEETEEVIRAALDDERGLDGGFTVAEDALAHLVRMAGGDARRALTALEAAAGVALDDRPAGRGLPDRADPAPITLTHAEQAMEVAAVRYDRAGGQHYDVASAFIKSMRGSDVDAALHYLARMLEAGEDPRFIARRIVISASEEIAMADPTALQTAVAAMHAVAQIGMPEARLILAQAVVHNCLAPKSNAVYAAIGEAIADVRAGKGGAVPAPLRGTETARRAGTAGRTGSPGSYVYAHDEADSVATQQYLPDDLVDADYYHPKARGFEERIIERWAWLRSRLRGR, translated from the coding sequence ATGGCCAGTGCCCCGCTCGCGGTGCGAATGCGTCCCCGCTCGATCGAGGAGGTGCGCGGGCAACGCGACGCGCTCCGCCCGGGCAGCCCGCTGCGCCGTCTCATCGAAGGTGGGGCCGGAGCCGGGCGCATCGGTGCCAGCTCGGCGATCCTGTGGGGTCCGCCGGGAACCGGCAAGACCACGCTGGCGCACCTGGTCGCATCCTCCGCCGGGCGCCGGTTCGTGGAACTGTCGGCGTTGACCGCCGGGGTGAAGGATGTGCGTGCGGTGATGGAGGCTGCCACCCGCGACCGGGACCTGTACCAGCGCAGCACCGTCCTCTTCCTGGATGAGATTCACCGCTTCAGCAAGGCCCAACAGGACGCCCTCCTGCACGGCGTGGAGGAGGGGCTGGTCACCCTCATCGCGGCCACGACCGAGAACCCGAGCTTCTCGGTGATCGCACCGTTGTTGTCGCGTTCGGTGCTGGTCACCCTGACGTCGCTGACCGACGAGGAAACCGAGGAGGTCATTCGGGCCGCGTTGGACGACGAACGCGGCCTGGATGGGGGCTTCACCGTGGCCGAGGACGCGCTGGCGCACCTGGTGCGGATGGCCGGGGGAGATGCTCGCCGCGCCTTGACCGCCCTGGAAGCCGCAGCGGGGGTGGCGCTGGATGACCGGCCCGCCGGACGCGGCCTGCCCGACCGGGCGGACCCGGCACCGATCACCCTCACGCACGCCGAGCAGGCGATGGAGGTGGCGGCTGTTCGCTACGACCGGGCCGGCGGTCAGCACTACGACGTGGCCAGCGCCTTCATCAAGTCGATGCGCGGCTCCGACGTCGACGCGGCGCTGCACTACCTGGCTCGGATGCTGGAGGCGGGGGAGGACCCGCGCTTCATCGCCCGCCGCATCGTCATCTCGGCAAGCGAAGAGATCGCGATGGCCGACCCCACCGCCTTGCAGACAGCCGTGGCCGCGATGCACGCCGTCGCCCAGATCGGGATGCCCGAAGCGCGGCTCATCCTGGCTCAGGCCGTGGTGCACAACTGCCTGGCGCCGAAGTCCAACGCCGTCTACGCCGCCATCGGCGAGGCCATCGCAGATGTGCGGGCAGGTAAGGGCGGAGCCGTCCCGGCACCTCTGCGCGGCACCGAGACTGCGCGCCGCGCCGGAACGGCCGGCAGAACCGGAAGCCCCGGGTCCTACGTCTACGCCCACGACGAGGCCGACTCCGTAGCCACCCAGCAGTACCTGCCCGACGATCTGGTCGATGCCGACTACTACCACCCCAAAGCCCGCGGCTTCGAGGAACGCATCATCGAACGCTGGGCGTGGCTTCGCAGCCGGTTGCGGGGCCGCTGA
- a CDS encoding S41 family peptidase — MSYLRFPHLRGEELVFVADNDVWLAPTSGGQAFRLTADHEPASHPFFSPDGTKVAYSARRDGHVEAFVIDRDDASVTRLTWWGRPTTRVRGWLDDEHVIVASDHAEPFGQRRRLHSVGLDGDSAPLPYGVAMSVARHPDGAVAITTPNSREAAWWKRYRGGTASRLWLRTQDGEPWMRVLPDEEAGIYSPCWVGQRLVFASDLGARFPDRADEQAQVWSVDARGADLRCHTEHVFTGEAGTPVGYVRDITSDGQRLVYHARGRIYLMDSLESPPRQISLDLGARQRPSAVLTFADRVSAIRPDHGGEASLLDWNGAAWWLTHRGGPARQVLGGDEVRIREPQLLPDGARMIAASDAGGEDCLVISSIDGTGEDRALAGGELGRVLHIAVCPTGERVAVVSHDARVSLVELSSGQVTLAAHLRTGEPIDPVFSPDGRYLVWSQPYLEYGGHRLVVCEITDGAPGEPQNLTSGRFDDTAPVFTRDGQHLVFLSARTLDPRYSALGFDLAFSDAVRPWLAPLSATTPAPFGPTVHGWSIPRRDDTDSPVSTAEDDCGEHGAPHRTTHPVSLEVDGFEERITPFPVPSGDYGYLRAAQDGVVWIRRSPGPGELGTTRAAVDEDAAPDMALRYDFALRKTIELGPADSLEVSGDGRRVVIRFGDDVVVVPATERVEVDSDKCVVIDTDRLRREVDLRTRWHQMFDENGRIMRDWYWREDMNGVDWAAVLRTYRPLMDQIATHDDLIDVLWECVAELNTSHAYVMAPAAQDDEPLGMLGADLVMREGEAEITRLLPGESSDPRARSPLRAAGVGAAVGDRIIAVDGRPLAQAAHIGQLLRGSGGRVVELSLRDPAGAQRRVAVVPIEDEEALRYQAWVASRRQYVTERSNGRLGYLHVPDMMSLGWAQFHRGLDEAMRAEGIVADVRYNRGGHTSQLVIERLLRHVIGWDRVRHVDNAEPYPAQARRGPIVFLANQWSGSDGDIVNAAAQSYGLGPVIGERTWGGVIGIDRRFDLVDGTAITQPRYAFTFLEHGWGVENHGVDPDIEVVVSPSDWEAEMEHDVQLDRGIAELLRRLEQTPALTPPDLPPPMVRPAG; from the coding sequence ATGTCCTACCTTCGCTTCCCGCACCTCCGCGGTGAGGAACTCGTCTTCGTCGCCGACAACGACGTCTGGCTCGCCCCCACCAGCGGCGGCCAGGCTTTTCGGCTGACGGCTGACCACGAACCTGCCTCACACCCCTTCTTCTCCCCAGACGGCACCAAGGTCGCCTACAGCGCCCGCCGTGACGGTCATGTCGAGGCCTTCGTCATCGACCGCGACGACGCGAGCGTGACCCGGTTGACATGGTGGGGTCGCCCGACGACCCGGGTGCGCGGTTGGCTCGATGACGAACACGTCATCGTGGCCAGCGATCACGCGGAGCCGTTCGGCCAACGGCGCCGGTTGCACAGTGTGGGCCTCGATGGCGATAGCGCCCCGTTGCCGTACGGGGTGGCCATGTCTGTGGCGCGCCACCCCGACGGGGCAGTGGCCATCACCACCCCCAACTCACGCGAGGCCGCCTGGTGGAAGCGCTACCGCGGGGGAACCGCGAGCCGTCTGTGGCTGCGCACCCAGGATGGTGAACCCTGGATGCGCGTCCTGCCCGATGAAGAAGCTGGGATCTACTCCCCGTGCTGGGTCGGACAGCGTTTGGTCTTCGCCAGCGACCTCGGGGCCCGCTTCCCGGATCGGGCAGACGAACAAGCCCAGGTGTGGTCGGTGGACGCGCGCGGGGCTGACCTGCGTTGCCACACCGAACACGTCTTCACCGGCGAGGCCGGCACACCGGTGGGATACGTCCGCGACATCACCAGTGACGGGCAGCGACTCGTCTACCACGCCCGGGGTCGGATCTACCTGATGGATTCCCTGGAATCACCCCCACGCCAGATCTCCCTGGACCTCGGCGCCAGGCAACGCCCCAGCGCTGTCCTGACCTTCGCGGATCGGGTCAGCGCTATCCGCCCCGACCACGGCGGGGAGGCGAGCCTTCTCGACTGGAACGGTGCCGCCTGGTGGTTGACGCATCGCGGTGGTCCGGCCCGCCAGGTGCTCGGCGGCGATGAGGTGCGGATCCGGGAACCGCAGCTGTTGCCGGATGGGGCGAGGATGATCGCGGCGAGCGACGCCGGTGGCGAGGACTGCCTGGTCATCAGCTCCATCGACGGCACCGGCGAGGACCGCGCCCTGGCCGGCGGCGAATTGGGCCGGGTATTGCACATCGCGGTGTGCCCCACCGGCGAGCGGGTCGCCGTCGTCTCCCATGACGCACGGGTGAGCCTGGTGGAGTTGAGCTCGGGGCAGGTCACTCTGGCGGCGCACCTCCGCACCGGGGAGCCGATCGACCCGGTGTTCTCCCCCGATGGTCGTTACCTGGTGTGGAGCCAGCCGTACCTGGAGTACGGCGGGCATCGCCTCGTCGTCTGCGAGATCACCGACGGCGCCCCGGGCGAACCTCAGAATCTCACCTCCGGCCGCTTCGACGACACCGCGCCGGTGTTCACCCGTGACGGGCAACACCTGGTCTTCCTCTCGGCGCGCACTCTGGATCCGCGCTACAGCGCGCTCGGCTTCGACCTGGCCTTTTCTGACGCGGTCCGCCCCTGGCTGGCTCCGCTGTCGGCAACCACGCCGGCGCCCTTCGGTCCGACGGTGCACGGGTGGTCGATTCCCCGCCGGGACGACACCGACTCCCCCGTCTCGACCGCCGAGGACGACTGCGGCGAACACGGCGCGCCACACCGAACTACTCACCCTGTCTCTTTGGAGGTCGACGGCTTCGAGGAGCGCATCACCCCGTTCCCGGTGCCCTCGGGTGACTACGGGTATCTGCGCGCCGCGCAGGACGGGGTCGTCTGGATCCGGCGTTCACCCGGCCCAGGTGAATTAGGGACGACACGCGCGGCCGTGGACGAGGACGCAGCCCCCGACATGGCGCTGCGCTACGACTTCGCACTGCGCAAGACGATCGAGCTCGGCCCGGCGGATTCCCTGGAGGTCAGCGGGGACGGCAGACGCGTCGTGATCCGCTTCGGCGACGATGTGGTCGTGGTCCCCGCGACCGAGCGTGTCGAGGTCGACAGCGACAAGTGCGTCGTCATCGACACCGACCGGCTCCGCCGCGAGGTGGATCTGCGCACCAGGTGGCACCAGATGTTCGACGAGAACGGGCGCATCATGCGCGACTGGTACTGGCGCGAAGACATGAACGGCGTCGACTGGGCGGCGGTACTGCGCACCTATCGGCCTCTGATGGATCAGATCGCCACCCACGACGACCTGATCGATGTGTTGTGGGAGTGCGTGGCCGAACTCAACACCTCCCACGCCTACGTGATGGCGCCTGCGGCCCAGGACGATGAACCCCTCGGCATGCTGGGCGCAGACCTGGTGATGCGCGAGGGCGAGGCCGAGATCACCCGGCTGCTGCCCGGTGAGTCCTCCGACCCGCGGGCGCGTTCGCCGCTGCGCGCGGCCGGGGTGGGTGCAGCCGTCGGTGACCGCATCATCGCCGTCGATGGGCGGCCGCTGGCGCAGGCGGCCCACATCGGGCAGTTGCTGCGCGGGAGCGGTGGTCGCGTCGTGGAGTTGAGCCTGCGCGATCCGGCCGGTGCTCAGCGACGAGTGGCGGTCGTCCCGATCGAGGACGAAGAGGCCTTGCGTTACCAGGCCTGGGTGGCCTCCCGACGTCAGTACGTCACGGAACGCTCCAACGGCCGATTGGGCTACCTGCATGTACCCGACATGATGTCGCTGGGCTGGGCCCAGTTCCATCGCGGGCTCGACGAGGCGATGCGGGCCGAAGGCATCGTGGCTGATGTCCGCTACAACCGGGGCGGGCACACCTCCCAACTGGTCATCGAGCGGCTACTACGGCATGTCATCGGTTGGGACCGGGTGCGCCATGTCGACAACGCTGAGCCCTACCCGGCACAGGCACGCCGCGGCCCGATCGTCTTCCTGGCCAACCAGTGGTCGGGCAGTGACGGCGACATCGTCAACGCTGCCGCCCAGTCCTACGGTCTGGGTCCCGTCATCGGCGAGCGCACCTGGGGTGGCGTGATCGGTATCGATCGCCGCTTCGACCTCGTCGACGGCACCGCCATCACCCAACCCCGGTACGCCTTCACCTTCCTCGAACATGGCTGGGGTGTGGAGAACCACGGCGTCGATCCTGATATCGAGGTGGTGGTCTCGCCCAGCGATTGGGAGGCCGAGATGGAGCACGATGTGCAACTCGACCGTGGCATCGCCGAACTGTTGCGGCGTCTGGAGCAGACCCCGGCGCTCACCCCGCCCGATCTACCGCCGCCGATGGTGCGTCCGGCAGGCTGA